The Gordonia sp. KTR9 genome contains a region encoding:
- a CDS encoding ABC transporter permease, whose translation MSIVTDPVDTTSPVASTDITGDSVATKKVPAGQLPLWRLLFRDKFATVAAGILTIVLLTAIFGPWLVGDAATDQNLDESNLPPFNLDTGWMNVLGTDPLGRSMLARLIVACQTTLMVSLPAVIISCVVGSAIGMWAGYHRGWRETTAMRIADVIMSFPSLLLAVVILYVFSPSAANIIAVLAITRIPIYLRTARAESAELQSRVFVDAARTFGASSGAILRGHVLPILLPTLLTVATLDFCYVMLAESSLSFLGIGIQPPDISWGLMVSQGRTYLQTAWWLSFFPGLAIVITTVSATMLAAWARIATDPGQRWRLTTPNARKRFFSSRKALR comes from the coding sequence ATGTCCATCGTCACCGATCCCGTCGACACGACGAGTCCCGTCGCCTCGACCGACATCACCGGCGACTCCGTCGCCACCAAGAAGGTGCCAGCCGGGCAGCTGCCGTTGTGGCGGTTGTTGTTCCGCGACAAGTTCGCGACGGTCGCCGCGGGCATCCTGACCATCGTCCTGCTCACCGCGATCTTCGGTCCGTGGCTCGTCGGTGACGCCGCCACCGACCAGAACCTCGACGAGTCGAATCTCCCGCCGTTCAACCTGGACACGGGTTGGATGAACGTCCTGGGCACCGACCCGCTCGGACGCAGCATGCTCGCCCGGCTCATCGTCGCGTGTCAGACCACGCTGATGGTCTCCCTGCCCGCGGTGATCATCTCGTGCGTCGTCGGTTCGGCGATCGGCATGTGGGCGGGATACCACCGCGGGTGGCGGGAGACCACGGCGATGCGCATCGCCGACGTCATCATGAGCTTCCCGTCCCTGCTGCTCGCCGTCGTGATCCTGTACGTGTTCTCACCGAGCGCCGCCAACATCATCGCGGTGCTGGCGATCACTCGCATCCCGATCTACCTGCGGACCGCACGTGCCGAATCCGCCGAGCTCCAGAGCCGTGTGTTCGTCGACGCGGCAAGGACGTTCGGCGCGAGCAGCGGTGCCATTCTTCGTGGTCACGTGCTGCCGATCCTGCTTCCGACGCTGCTCACGGTCGCCACCCTCGACTTCTGTTACGTGATGCTCGCCGAGTCGTCGCTGTCGTTCCTCGGCATCGGAATCCAGCCGCCCGACATCAGCTGGGGACTGATGGTGTCGCAGGGCCGGACCTACCTGCAGACCGCCTGGTGGCTGTCGTTCTTCCCCGGTCTGGCCATCGTCATCACGACCGTGTCGGCCACGATGCTGGCCGCATGGGCGCGGATCGCGACCGATCCCGGCCAGCGGTGGCGACTGACCACCCCGAACGCCCGCAAGCGGTTCTTCTCCTCACGAAAGGCGCTGCGATGA
- a CDS encoding ABC transporter permease gives MLTFLRRRMFTSLIPLIIVLFGVFFMARLTGDPTNLYLPVSATPDQRAEFAAANGLDKPIWQQMTDYLTGVLHLDFGESLKTGQEAAGMALRAFPATLQLAFVTLILSILGSIVIGCWAAYRPNSLADRFSSLLSMTAASVPDFWFAITGIWIFAVVFGWLPTSGTGGMLAWVLPIATLMIRPLGVLTQVVRGAMVSALSAPYVKVARSKGAGDLRIVTHHALRNAAAPALTVAGDLAVGLINGAVIVEAIFGWPGIGKLMIDSILQRDFAVLQAAVLLTAISIFILNIVIDAGLALLDPRVRDKATV, from the coding sequence ATGCTCACCTTCCTCCGGCGCCGGATGTTCACCAGCCTGATCCCGCTGATCATCGTCTTGTTCGGCGTGTTCTTCATGGCTCGGCTGACCGGCGACCCCACCAATCTCTACCTACCCGTCTCCGCCACCCCGGACCAGCGTGCCGAGTTCGCCGCGGCCAACGGGCTCGACAAGCCGATCTGGCAGCAGATGACCGACTATCTGACCGGGGTGCTGCACCTCGACTTCGGTGAGTCGCTCAAGACGGGGCAGGAGGCGGCAGGCATGGCGCTCCGCGCCTTCCCGGCCACCCTGCAGCTCGCGTTCGTCACGTTGATCCTGTCGATCCTCGGGTCGATCGTGATCGGCTGCTGGGCGGCCTACCGGCCGAACTCCCTCGCCGACCGCTTCTCGAGCCTGCTGTCGATGACCGCGGCCAGCGTCCCCGACTTCTGGTTCGCGATCACCGGGATCTGGATCTTCGCGGTCGTGTTCGGCTGGTTGCCGACGTCGGGGACCGGCGGGATGCTGGCCTGGGTCCTGCCCATCGCGACCCTGATGATCCGGCCGCTCGGCGTACTCACCCAGGTCGTGCGCGGTGCCATGGTCTCCGCGCTCTCGGCGCCCTACGTGAAGGTGGCACGCAGCAAGGGAGCGGGGGATCTGCGGATCGTCACCCACCACGCCCTGCGCAACGCGGCCGCCCCGGCCCTCACCGTCGCAGGCGATCTCGCGGTCGGCCTGATCAACGGTGCGGTCATCGTCGAGGCCATCTTCGGATGGCCCGGCATCGGCAAGCTGATGATCGATTCGATCCTGCAACGTGACTTCGCGGTCCTGCAGGCAGCGGTGCTCCTCACCGCCATCAGCATCTTCATCCTGAACATCGTCATCGACGCGGGTCTCGCACTTCTGGACCCCCGCGTTCGTGACAAGGCCACGGTCTAG
- a CDS encoding ABC transporter substrate-binding protein, which translates to MQIAALRSRKRPAACLMTLSAVAVLAASGCSVANTTAGESASPDTLRIVLPQEPPTLEPCDASLTATGVVVRSNITEPLIERNPDSGALEPSLATAWRQVEPNVWRFTTASGVEFSNGQPFDAEDAAFSIRRTFNGAIGCDVNGYVFDDSTREVSVVDPNTIEVRTETPDPILPLRLSFIEIVPRTTVADDKVRVPIGTGPYMVDFWDSGQRVALKANPNYHGDAPQFSRAVYQWRGEGSVRAAMVTNDEADIATSLGPEDGAGDLGTAYTNNETTALRMQATDAPLNDQRVREAIDHAINRDGIVSALFQGLGNPAAQLVGKGIVGYNDRLEPTSYDLDRAKELVDEARADGVPVDRTIRLIGRTGQFPKINETIENIQFTLDRIGLDVDIEMMDTSGQMQYQTRPFVPGSGPVLLMIMHGNQAGDTQFTLDQYMLSDGYQSTYGTAAYDEQIRAAEALTGAARQDALAAVLAAEPREIRQYAYIAHMQAVLGKSSRIAYQPNSATGDEMRLAEMTHAPAQND; encoded by the coding sequence ATGCAGATCGCAGCCCTGCGATCCCGGAAGCGCCCCGCGGCGTGTCTGATGACCCTGTCCGCGGTGGCCGTGCTCGCCGCCAGCGGTTGCAGCGTCGCGAACACGACCGCCGGCGAGAGCGCCTCCCCGGACACCCTGCGCATCGTCCTGCCCCAGGAACCGCCCACCCTGGAACCCTGCGATGCCTCCCTCACCGCGACCGGCGTCGTCGTCCGATCCAACATCACCGAGCCCCTCATCGAACGAAACCCGGACAGCGGCGCCCTGGAGCCGAGTCTCGCGACCGCGTGGAGGCAGGTGGAGCCGAACGTCTGGCGATTCACCACGGCCTCGGGGGTTGAATTCAGCAACGGGCAGCCGTTCGACGCCGAGGATGCTGCGTTCTCGATCCGCCGCACGTTCAACGGCGCTATCGGTTGTGACGTCAACGGCTATGTCTTCGACGACAGCACGCGCGAGGTGAGTGTCGTCGACCCGAACACGATCGAGGTCCGGACGGAAACGCCCGATCCGATCCTCCCGCTGCGCCTCTCCTTCATCGAGATCGTCCCGCGTACCACCGTCGCCGATGACAAAGTCCGCGTCCCGATCGGGACCGGGCCCTACATGGTCGACTTCTGGGATTCCGGCCAGCGGGTCGCGCTCAAGGCGAATCCGAACTATCACGGCGACGCACCACAGTTCAGCCGCGCGGTGTACCAGTGGCGCGGCGAGGGCAGCGTGCGCGCGGCGATGGTGACCAACGACGAGGCGGACATCGCCACGTCGCTGGGACCCGAGGACGGAGCAGGCGATCTCGGCACCGCCTACACCAACAACGAGACGACGGCGCTGCGCATGCAGGCCACCGATGCCCCGCTGAACGATCAACGGGTGCGGGAGGCCATCGATCACGCCATCAATCGCGACGGTATCGTCAGCGCGCTGTTCCAGGGGCTCGGCAACCCCGCGGCCCAGCTGGTCGGCAAGGGCATCGTCGGGTACAACGATCGGCTCGAGCCGACCTCCTACGACCTGGACCGTGCGAAGGAACTGGTCGACGAAGCCCGGGCCGACGGTGTGCCGGTCGACCGCACGATCCGGCTGATCGGGCGTACGGGCCAGTTCCCGAAGATCAACGAGACCATCGAGAACATCCAGTTCACCCTCGACCGGATCGGCCTGGACGTCGACATCGAGATGATGGACACGTCCGGTCAGATGCAGTACCAGACAAGGCCGTTCGTTCCCGGATCGGGACCCGTGCTGTTGATGATCATGCACGGCAACCAGGCCGGTGACACCCAGTTCACCCTGGACCAGTACATGTTGTCCGACGGCTACCAGAGCACCTACGGCACCGCGGCGTACGACGAGCAGATCCGCGCCGCCGAGGCGCTGACCGGAGCGGCACGTCAGGATGCGCTCGCCGCGGTACTGGCGGCCGAACCCCGCGAGATCCGCCAATATGCCTACATCGCGCACATGCAAGCGGTCCTCGGTAAATCGAGTCGTATTGCCTACCAGCCCAATTCGGCCACCGGCGATGAGATGCGTCTCGCCGAGATGACCCACGCGCCAGCCCAGAACGACTGA
- a CDS encoding 2-hydroxyacid dehydrogenase, producing MTSSSAGTATAPEPVAPESFSSQHGSVLRVGPLKPSLEERLADTYGAERLPDDDQTRASFLARNAEAVTAVVTSGRTGVDAGLMAALPNLGAIVHFGVGYDTTDVARATELGIGVSNTPDVLTDCVADTAVGLLLDTMRGLSAADRFVRAGRWPAEGNVPLTRKVSGTDIGILGLGRIGSAIAHRLEAFGCRISYHNRRPVAGSPYRYAASPVELAAQTDVLIVAAAGGANTRHLVDRDVLEALGPDGYLINVARGSVVDENALVDLLRHERLAGAGLDVFAHEPEVPAELLSMDNVVLLPHLASGTVETRAAMEELTVANLESFLRTGDLSTPVVAPNPVPRKDI from the coding sequence ATGACGAGCAGTTCGGCCGGTACCGCGACAGCACCGGAACCCGTTGCACCAGAGTCTTTTTCATCTCAGCACGGCTCTGTTCTGCGAGTCGGACCCCTCAAGCCCTCGCTCGAGGAGCGCCTCGCCGACACCTATGGCGCCGAGCGACTGCCGGACGACGACCAGACGCGGGCTTCCTTCCTCGCACGCAATGCAGAGGCGGTGACCGCGGTCGTGACCTCCGGCCGGACGGGGGTCGACGCCGGCCTGATGGCCGCACTGCCGAACCTCGGCGCCATCGTCCACTTCGGCGTCGGATACGACACCACCGACGTCGCTCGAGCAACCGAACTCGGCATCGGGGTCAGCAACACCCCGGACGTCCTCACCGACTGTGTCGCCGACACCGCCGTCGGACTGCTGCTCGACACGATGCGGGGACTCTCCGCGGCCGATCGGTTCGTCCGCGCCGGACGCTGGCCCGCGGAGGGCAACGTGCCCCTCACCCGCAAGGTCTCCGGCACCGACATCGGCATCCTCGGGCTGGGGCGCATCGGGTCCGCGATCGCCCACCGTCTCGAGGCCTTCGGCTGCCGGATCTCGTACCACAACCGGCGCCCGGTGGCCGGCTCCCCGTACCGCTACGCGGCGTCACCGGTCGAGCTCGCCGCGCAGACAGACGTGCTGATCGTCGCGGCCGCCGGTGGAGCGAACACGCGCCATCTCGTCGATCGAGACGTCCTCGAGGCGTTGGGTCCCGACGGCTACCTCATCAACGTGGCCCGCGGCAGCGTCGTCGACGAGAACGCGCTCGTCGACCTGCTTCGGCACGAACGACTGGCCGGCGCCGGCCTGGACGTGTTCGCACACGAGCCGGAGGTACCCGCGGAGCTGCTGTCCATGGACAACGTCGTACTGCTCCCCCACCTCGCGAGCGGCACGGTCGAGACCCGTGCCGCCATGGAAGAACTCACCGTCGCCAACCTCGAGTCGTTCCTCCGGACAGGCGATCTGTCGACCCCGGTCGTCGCCCCGAATCCCGTGCCGCGAAAGGACATCTGA
- a CDS encoding universal stress protein gives MSVVLSYLPTPEGRGALPFGFAEARMRGTDVVVVADGDDAASPQFLIDLEEARDVAAAGEVDYRVAENDPGLSHADQLIDASYDDAAELLVIGQRRRSPVGKLLTGSVVQRVLLDAQCPVVAVKPPVRAAV, from the coding sequence ATGTCTGTCGTCCTCAGCTATCTCCCGACACCCGAAGGTCGCGGCGCACTTCCGTTCGGCTTCGCCGAGGCCCGGATGCGCGGCACCGACGTCGTGGTCGTGGCCGACGGTGACGATGCCGCGTCCCCGCAGTTCCTGATCGATCTCGAGGAGGCCCGCGACGTCGCGGCGGCCGGCGAGGTGGACTACCGTGTCGCCGAAAACGATCCGGGCCTGTCGCACGCCGATCAACTCATCGACGCGTCCTACGACGACGCGGCCGAGCTCCTGGTGATCGGCCAGCGCAGGCGTTCACCGGTCGGCAAACTGCTGACCGGCAGCGTGGTCCAGCGTGTGCTGCTCGACGCACAGTGTCCGGTGGTCGCGGTCAAGCCTCCGGTACGCGCCGCAGTCTGA
- a CDS encoding LysR substrate-binding domain-containing protein, with protein sequence MFSLSRLSCFIAVAEELHFGRAAERLHMTQPPLSRQIQQLEHELGVQLIERSSRAVSLTAAGAAFLPDARRIVALAEGAALTVRRVPAGDLGTVNIGFTGASARAVLPRLMQTAREKLPDVRLVLREMVTVAQVEALVRGDLDLGIVRPPISRPGVNSRPLHHERLVAALPADHEFADVEHLAIEDFDGQAVIMYSPTDARYFNELLISTFTAVGASPRYVQYVTQVHTMLVLVHSGLGMALVPESAMTMHPDGVVFKEVTAIRDRPVQMNIAWRADNANPALARLMRDVLPEREWI encoded by the coding sequence ATGTTCTCTCTGTCGCGCCTGTCCTGCTTCATCGCGGTCGCCGAGGAGCTGCATTTCGGCCGAGCCGCCGAGCGGCTGCACATGACGCAACCCCCGCTGAGCCGGCAGATCCAGCAGCTGGAGCACGAACTCGGCGTCCAGCTGATCGAACGCAGCAGCCGGGCGGTGTCGCTCACCGCGGCCGGTGCGGCATTCCTTCCCGACGCGCGGCGGATCGTGGCGCTCGCCGAGGGGGCGGCGCTGACCGTCCGCCGCGTGCCGGCCGGCGACCTGGGGACCGTCAACATCGGTTTCACGGGTGCCTCGGCGCGGGCGGTGTTGCCCCGCCTCATGCAGACCGCCCGTGAGAAGCTGCCCGACGTACGGCTCGTGCTGCGGGAGATGGTCACCGTCGCGCAGGTCGAGGCGCTGGTTCGTGGGGATCTCGACCTCGGCATCGTCCGGCCACCGATCTCCCGGCCCGGTGTGAATTCTCGTCCGCTGCACCATGAACGGCTGGTCGCCGCCTTGCCCGCCGATCACGAGTTCGCCGACGTCGAGCACCTGGCGATCGAGGACTTCGACGGTCAGGCGGTCATCATGTACTCGCCCACGGACGCTCGGTACTTCAACGAGCTGCTGATCAGTACGTTCACCGCGGTCGGGGCATCGCCCCGCTACGTCCAGTACGTCACCCAGGTGCACACCATGCTCGTGCTGGTGCATTCCGGGTTGGGGATGGCGCTGGTGCCGGAGTCAGCGATGACCATGCACCCCGACGGCGTGGTCTTCAAGGAGGTGACCGCGATCCGCGATCGCCCCGTACAGATGAACATCGCCTGGCGTGCCGACAACGCCAACCCGGCCCTGGCGCGGCTGATGAGAGACGTTCTGCCCGAACGGGAATGGATCTGA
- a CDS encoding glucarate dehydratase family protein — protein sequence MSTNTMDTAPVGLSAIETPRADTTIAKVAVTPVAFVDPPLLNTVGVHQPYALRAIIVIETADGVRGLGETYADTAHLTRMEAAAEAIIGLDAFALHRLRDAIDARISTLTVTGGDGVAGMITTASTTDRVFSPFEVACLDIQGKTLGRPVSDLLGGRVRDRVPFSAYLFYKWAAHPGAAGTNGLPDEWGEAIDPGGLIRQAHRMIDRYGFTAIKLKGGVFDPDEEIAAIKALHAEFPGVPLRLDPNAAWTVETSLRVAAELEGIVEYLEDPTPGLDGMARVAEQASMPLATNMCVVAFDHLEPAVRKRSVSVVLSDHHYWGGLQRSRLLGGICETFGLGLSMHSNSHLGISLAAMVHLASATPNLTYACDTHWPWKTEDVVKPGALRIVDGAVPVPTGPGLGVELDEESLEALHQQYLDCGIRDRDDTGYMQSIDPGFVNSSPRW from the coding sequence ATGTCGACGAACACAATGGACACGGCGCCGGTCGGCTTGTCCGCCATCGAGACTCCACGGGCCGACACGACGATCGCGAAGGTCGCCGTCACCCCGGTCGCCTTCGTCGACCCGCCGTTGCTCAACACGGTGGGTGTTCACCAGCCCTACGCACTCCGGGCGATCATCGTGATCGAGACGGCCGATGGTGTGCGCGGACTCGGCGAGACCTACGCCGACACCGCGCATCTCACCCGGATGGAGGCCGCCGCCGAGGCGATCATCGGTCTCGACGCGTTCGCACTCCACCGACTCCGGGACGCGATCGACGCCCGGATCTCGACGCTGACGGTCACCGGAGGCGACGGGGTCGCCGGGATGATCACCACGGCCAGCACGACCGATCGTGTCTTCTCGCCGTTCGAGGTCGCCTGTCTGGACATCCAGGGCAAGACCCTCGGCCGCCCGGTGAGCGACCTGCTGGGCGGACGCGTGCGGGACCGGGTTCCGTTCAGCGCGTATCTGTTCTACAAATGGGCGGCCCACCCCGGCGCCGCCGGCACCAACGGTCTGCCGGACGAATGGGGTGAGGCGATCGACCCGGGCGGCTTGATCCGACAGGCCCATCGGATGATCGACCGGTACGGGTTCACCGCGATCAAACTCAAGGGCGGGGTGTTCGACCCCGACGAGGAGATCGCCGCGATCAAGGCGCTGCACGCGGAGTTTCCCGGCGTGCCGCTACGTCTCGACCCCAACGCGGCGTGGACCGTGGAGACGTCGCTGCGCGTAGCGGCGGAGCTCGAGGGCATCGTCGAGTACCTGGAGGACCCGACCCCGGGCCTCGACGGGATGGCCCGGGTCGCCGAGCAGGCGAGCATGCCGCTCGCGACCAACATGTGTGTCGTGGCCTTCGACCATCTCGAACCCGCGGTGCGGAAGCGGTCGGTCTCGGTCGTGCTGTCCGACCACCACTATTGGGGCGGACTGCAGCGGTCGCGCCTCCTCGGCGGCATCTGCGAGACCTTCGGACTGGGCCTGTCGATGCACTCCAACTCGCACCTGGGTATCAGTCTCGCCGCGATGGTGCATCTGGCGTCCGCGACACCCAACCTCACCTACGCCTGTGACACCCACTGGCCCTGGAAGACCGAGGATGTGGTCAAGCCAGGAGCCCTCCGCATCGTCGACGGTGCGGTACCGGTCCCGACCGGCCCGGGACTGGGTGTCGAACTCGACGAGGAGTCGCTGGAGGCGCTGCACCAGCAGTACCTCGACTGCGGCATCCGCGATCGGGACGACACCGGCTACATGCAGTCCATCGATCCCGGCTTCGTGAACTCCAGCCCGCGGTGGTGA
- a CDS encoding 5-dehydro-4-deoxyglucarate dehydratase — protein MLNGVLFFPVTPFDSSGEVDYRRLAEHIDRGVAAGPGGVFVACGTGEFHALGLEEFGRIVRCAVETVAGRVPVFAGAGGSIIQAREFAVSAKANGAEGILLLPPYLVTMPPAGLAEYTRSVAAATDLPLIVYNRGNAVFDEESAIEVAQLPTVIGFKDGTGDLDNVSRIVIAVKEALGDSKEFLFFNGLPTAEITQQAYRAIGVTLYSSATFAFAPELALAFYNSLENGDVELTEALLREFFHPLVRLRNTVPGYAVALVKHGVTMEGINAGPVRAPLVQPTPEHQAELERITAAGRAVLATTLAVQAAV, from the coding sequence ATGCTCAACGGCGTCCTGTTCTTTCCCGTCACACCCTTCGACAGCAGCGGTGAGGTGGACTACCGGCGCCTCGCCGAACACATCGACCGCGGGGTGGCGGCCGGCCCCGGTGGCGTCTTCGTCGCCTGCGGCACCGGCGAGTTCCACGCGCTCGGACTCGAGGAATTCGGTCGGATCGTCCGGTGCGCGGTCGAGACCGTCGCGGGTCGCGTCCCGGTGTTCGCCGGTGCCGGCGGCTCGATCATCCAGGCCCGGGAGTTCGCGGTGAGTGCGAAAGCCAATGGCGCCGAGGGTATCCTGCTGCTGCCCCCGTACCTGGTGACGATGCCACCGGCCGGCCTCGCCGAGTACACGCGATCTGTCGCGGCGGCCACCGACCTGCCGCTGATCGTCTACAACCGTGGCAACGCGGTGTTCGACGAGGAGTCGGCGATCGAGGTCGCCCAGCTGCCGACCGTCATCGGTTTCAAGGACGGCACCGGGGACCTCGACAACGTGTCGCGCATCGTGATCGCGGTGAAAGAGGCGCTGGGGGACTCCAAGGAGTTCCTGTTCTTCAACGGCCTGCCCACCGCGGAGATCACGCAACAGGCCTACCGTGCCATCGGGGTGACCCTGTACTCGTCGGCAACCTTCGCCTTCGCCCCGGAACTGGCTCTCGCCTTCTACAACTCGCTGGAGAACGGCGACGTCGAGTTGACCGAGGCGTTGTTGCGAGAGTTCTTCCATCCCTTGGTCCGTCTGCGTAACACCGTGCCGGGGTACGCCGTCGCGCTCGTGAAGCACGGTGTGACGATGGAAGGGATCAACGCCGGCCCGGTACGCGCGCCGTTGGTTCAGCCGACGCCTGAGCACCAGGCCGAGCTCGAGCGGATCACCGCGGCCGGCCGGGCGGTGCTGGCAACCACTCTCGCCGTCCAGGCCGCGGTCTGA
- a CDS encoding aldehyde dehydrogenase (NADP(+)) codes for MTIAHRPAPLTTQDLTGQLIIAGERVTGSGNAVHGIDPTTGGRLLPAYAHGTEADVVRATAAAADAFAPYRATSSEDRAHFLSTIADNLDAATEVLVERAVAETGLPAARITGEVGRTSGQLRLFASVLREGSWHGARIDPARPDRTPQPRADIRQRKIPLGPVAVFGASNFPLAFSVAGGDTASALAAGCPVVVKAHDAHPGTSELVGRLITDAVAVTGMPAGTFSLLYGAGPELGIALVTDPHIKAVGFTGSRSGGTALVAAAASRPEPIPVYAEMSSINPVFPLDGALRADAAGLGRAFVGSLTMGSGQFCTNPGLVIAVDGPDLDTFVAAAAEAISASTPTPMLTPGIAASYASGVDEFVSAADVIARSEESNAPNTCRAALFGTDAETFLASATLQQEIFGSSSLVVRCRDAQQVREVAAELEGQLTATVHAVDSDREDARILLEALELKAGRILFNGWPTGVEVGHAMVHGGPHPSTSDSRTTSVGSLAIERFLRPVAYQDVPPALLPRPIADGNPDNIWRRVDGELIRD; via the coding sequence ATGACCATTGCGCACCGACCCGCACCGCTGACGACGCAGGACCTCACCGGCCAGCTGATCATCGCGGGTGAGCGGGTGACCGGCTCCGGGAATGCCGTCCACGGCATCGACCCCACCACCGGTGGGCGACTGCTGCCCGCATACGCACACGGCACCGAGGCCGATGTCGTCCGTGCGACCGCGGCCGCGGCAGACGCCTTCGCGCCCTACCGGGCGACCTCGTCGGAGGACCGGGCGCACTTCCTCTCCACGATCGCCGACAACCTCGACGCCGCGACCGAGGTCCTCGTCGAGCGCGCGGTCGCCGAGACCGGGCTCCCGGCGGCGCGCATCACCGGCGAGGTCGGTCGTACCTCGGGCCAGCTCCGCCTGTTCGCCTCGGTGCTGCGGGAGGGCAGCTGGCACGGCGCCCGGATCGACCCCGCACGCCCGGACCGCACGCCACAGCCGCGCGCCGACATCCGGCAGCGCAAGATACCGCTCGGGCCGGTGGCCGTCTTCGGCGCCAGCAACTTCCCGCTCGCGTTCTCGGTCGCCGGCGGCGACACCGCATCGGCGCTCGCGGCCGGGTGTCCGGTCGTGGTCAAGGCGCACGACGCCCACCCCGGCACATCGGAACTCGTCGGCCGTCTGATCACCGACGCGGTCGCCGTCACCGGGATGCCTGCGGGTACGTTCTCGCTGCTGTACGGCGCCGGACCCGAGCTCGGCATCGCACTTGTCACCGACCCGCACATCAAGGCGGTGGGATTCACCGGATCACGTTCGGGTGGAACGGCTCTCGTCGCAGCCGCGGCATCTCGGCCCGAACCCATCCCGGTGTATGCGGAGATGAGTTCGATCAACCCCGTCTTCCCGCTCGATGGTGCGTTGCGCGCCGACGCGGCGGGCCTCGGCCGCGCGTTCGTCGGCTCACTGACGATGGGATCGGGACAGTTCTGCACCAATCCCGGCCTCGTCATCGCCGTCGACGGCCCCGACCTCGACACCTTCGTCGCTGCGGCCGCCGAAGCGATCTCCGCGTCCACCCCGACGCCGATGCTGACTCCGGGAATCGCTGCGAGCTACGCGTCGGGTGTGGACGAGTTCGTCTCCGCCGCGGACGTCATCGCTCGGTCGGAGGAGTCGAACGCGCCCAATACGTGTCGGGCCGCGCTCTTCGGCACCGATGCCGAGACCTTCCTCGCGTCGGCGACGTTGCAACAGGAGATCTTCGGGTCGTCGAGCCTGGTCGTGCGGTGCCGAGATGCGCAGCAGGTACGAGAGGTGGCCGCAGAGCTCGAAGGTCAGCTCACCGCGACCGTCCATGCCGTGGACTCCGACCGGGAGGATGCCCGCATCCTGCTCGAGGCCCTGGAACTCAAGGCCGGCCGAATCCTCTTCAACGGGTGGCCGACCGGTGTCGAGGTCGGACACGCGATGGTCCACGGCGGACCGCATCCGTCCACCTCCGACAGCCGTACCACCAGCGTCGGGTCGCTCGCCATCGAGCGATTCCTGCGACCCGTGGCCTATCAAGACGTTCCGCCGGCACTGCTGCCGCGGCCGATCGCCGACGGCAACCCCGACAACATCTGGCGCCGCGTCGACGGCGAACTCATCCGCGACTGA